The genomic stretch TGTTTTCAACCAGCCGGCTGGCCATATCGAAGAAGATGAAGCCATTCTGGATGCCGTTCGACGGGAAACCCTTGAAGAGACAGGCTGGAACATAGAGCCCATACACTTCCTTGGCATTTACACCTACAAGGCTCCGGCCAACGGCGTTACCTACTATCGTTTCTGCTACGCTGCGCGGGCTGGCGACCGGGTTACTGAACAGCTGGACGATGGCATCATCGCCGCCCACTGGCTCACCCTGGATGAAATCCGCGCGCTGGGGGACAAACTGCGCAGTCCGCTGGTCATCCAGTGCATAGAAGATTACCGAAACGGCCGGCGATACCCGCTGGACGTGGTGGTGGACGCGCAGACGCCACCCTCGGAAAGATGATAAACTCGCGGTTTTTTAGTCGGTAACGAAGCTGTCATGACCAACGCACCCGAAGCCTCCTCTCCAAACAGTAACGCCAACACGCGTGTGATCGTCGGCATGTCCGGCGGCGTGGATTCTTCAGTGGCCGCCTGGCTTCTGAAAGACCAGGGCTATCAGGTTGAAGGCCTGTTCATGAAAAATTGGGACGAGGATGACGGCACCGAGTACTGCACAGCCATGACAGATCTGGCCGACGCCCAGGCCGTTGCCGATGCCATCGGCATCAAACTGCACACCGCCAGTTTTGCAGCCGAGTACTGGGACCGGGTTTTTGAGCACTTCCTCTCTGAATATCAGGCCGGACGAACACCCAATCCGGATATTCTTTGTAACAAAGAAGTGAAATTCCGGGCTTTTCTGGACTATGCCATCACCCTTGGTGCCGACTATATTGCAACGGGCCACTACGCCCGGCAACGGCCGATTGCTGGTTCAACGGGCAAGGCCCAACTCCTGAAGGGACTGGATCCGAACAAGGACCAGAGCTATTTCCTGCATGCCGTCTCCGGCGACCGCATTGCGCGGACCCTTTTCCCGGTCGGCGAGCTGGAAAAACCGGAAGTCCGCCGTATTGCCGAACAACAGGGTTTCGTTACCCATGATAAAAAAGACTCCACCGGTATCTGCTTTATCGGCGAACGCAAGTTCAAAGACTTCCTGAAGCAATACCTTCCGGCCCAGCCCGGCGACATTGAAACACCGGACGGCCAGAAAATTGGCCGGCACCAGGGCCTTATGTATCACACCATCGGCCAGAGACAGGGCCTGGGCATTGGCGGTCTCAGTGAATTCGGGGACGAGCCCTGGTATGTGGCGGAGAAAGACCTCAGCCGCAATGTGCTTGTTGCGGTTCAGGGCAAACACCATCCCCTGCTCTTTTCCCGTGGCCTCGTATCCGGTCCGATCGACTGGGTTGCCGGAGAGGCACCTGCTGGACATTTCCGCTGCAAGGCCAAGACCCGTTATCGCCAGCCGGATCAGGATTGCCAGGTTCTGTTGATCGACGGCGGTGTCCGCGTCGATTTTGACGACGCCCAGCGGGCTGTCACGCCCGGGCAGTCCGTGGTTTTCTACGACGGCGAGGTGTGCCTTGGTGGCGGCGTTATTGAGCAGACCTGGCGTGACGACGAACCACTTCCAGACCGTCTGACCGGCACACGTTCCGAGGAACAGACCGCATGAGCCGCTCACTCAAGGATCAGACCCTGGCGTTGGCCGGGGTATTCCAGGCCGCCAACCTGGTCCAGCAGATTGCCCACAATGGCCAGTGCAACGAGGCCAGCCTGGAAACATCTATCCGTTCCCTGTTTGCCACCAACCCGGAGAACACACTGGACGTCTACGGAGGCGAGCTTCGCGATATCCGCGAAGGCCTCGTCACCCTGTCCTCGGTGCTCAGCCAGCAGTCACGGCAGCAGGACATCGAAGTTCTGCGCTACGCCCTCAACCTGATCCAGCTCGAATCCAAACTGAATCGCCGCTCTGACATGCTGGACGTGATTGGCAGTCGCATTGATCAGGCCAGGCACACCGCCAGCCACTTCGGGTACACACACCCGAACCTGATCAGCAATCTGGCTTCCGTCTACGCCGATACCATCAGCACCTTTCGCCAGCGTATCCAGGTGAGCGGTAACCCCTCTGTGCTCCAACGCGAGGAGAATGCCGCGAAAGTGCGGGCACTGCTGCTGGCGGGTATCCGTTCCGCAGTGCTCTGGCGCCAGACCGGCGGCCGACGCTGGCAACTGATCTTTGCCCGCAAGAAAGTGATCGGGCTTGCCAAAGAGCTTGCCGAAGAAGCCAATCGCTCCCTCTACCACTGACGGCGCTGATTCAGAGCCGGCGGTGGTGTATGATATGCACCCCTATTTTCTTTTGATCCGATTCTTTGATGACTTGAGAGGTTTTCGATGGAACTCACCGCCCTGACCGCCATTTCCCCGGTCGATGGACGCTATGGCAACAAGGTCAGCGTCTTCCGTGAAATTTTCAGTGAGTATGGCCTGATCCGGAACCGGGTGACCGTCGAGATCCGCTGGCTACAGAAACTGGCCGCTCACCCTGGCGTGGCCGAGGTTCCTGCGTTTTCCGCCGACGCCAACGGCTTCCTGGACCGTCTGGTGAGCGAATTCAGCCTGGAAGACGCAGAGCGTATCAAGGACATCGAACGCACCACCAATCACGATGTGAAAGCGGTGGAGTACTTCATCAAGGAAAAGATCGCCAGCGTTCCTGAGCTGCACGCTGTCACGGAATTTGTTCACTTCGCCTGCACTTCTGAAGACATCAATAACCTCTCCCATGCGCTGATGCTGCGGGAAGGCCTGGACCACGGCCTGCTACCGGCCATGGACCGCGTTGTCGACAAGTTGGCGCAGCTTTCTCATGACCATGCCGAACAACCGATGCTGTCGCGCACTCACGGCCAGACGGCCTCGCCCACGACCGTGGGCAAAGAGCTGGCGAACGTCGTTCACCGTCTGCGGCGCCAGGTAAAACAGATCCGGGAAACCGAGCTGTTGGGCAAGATCAACGGTGCCGTGGGTAATTACAACGCCCATCTCTCCGCCTATCCGGAAATCGACTGGGCCCAGAACGCACGGGAGTTCATCGAGAGCCTCGGGCTCGACTGGAACCCTTACACCACCCAGATCGAACCGCACGATTACATTGCCGAGCTGTATGACTCCGTCGCTCGCTTCAACACCATCCTGATCGATCTGGACCGTGACGTCTGGGGCTATATTTCCCTCGGCTACTTCAAGCAGAAAACGGTAGAAGGCGAAGTAGGCTCTTCGACCATGCCCCACAAGGTCAATCCCATCGATTTCGAGAACTCCGAGGGCAACCTTGGCATCGCCAATGCGCTGTTCAGCCACCTCTCTGCCAAACTGCCTATATCACGCTGGCAGCGGGATCTGACCGACTCCACCGTACTGCGTAACCTGGGTGTTGGCTTTGCGCACAGCTTGATTGCCTACGAAGCCACCCTAAAAGGCCTGGGCAAACTGGAAATCAATCCGGCCCGACTGGATGAAGACCTGGACCATGCCTGGGAAGTGCTTGCCGAGCCGATCCAGACGGTGATGCGCCGTTACAATATCGAAAAGCCCTATGAAAAACTCAAGGCATTGACCCGTGGCAAGGCAATGACGCCGGAAGTGATCAAGAATTTCGTTGAGAGCCTCGACATTCCAGATCAGGCCAAGGCCGAACTGATGGCTTTGACGCCGGGCCGTTACATCGGTAACGCAGTCGATCAGGCACAAAACATCTGAAACCGGGAGTAACACCCATGGACATGCTTGGCGGACTCACACCCTCTGAATTTCTGCGGGACTATTGGCAGAAAAAGCCGCTGGTTATCCGTCAGGCGTTTCCCGATTTCCAGTGCCCGGTCAGCGCTGATGAACTGGCCGGCCTGGCCTGTGAGGAGGGCGTCGAGTCCCGGATTGTGATCGAAAATGACGATGGCAAGCCCTGGCAGCTCCACAACGGCCCCTTTTCGCCGGACCGGTTCAGCAGCCTGCCCGAACAGGACTGGACGCTCCTGGTACAGGGGCTGGACCACTGGGTGCCCGATATTGCAGATTTGCTGGAACACTTCCGCTTCATCCCCAATTGGCGCCTGGATGACATTATGGCCAGTTTTGCCCCGAAAGGCGGCAGCGTTGGCCCCCATTACGACCAGTATGATGTATTCCTCCTCCAGGCCCAGGGCCACCGCCGGTGGACGTTTGGAGGCCATTGCGATCATACCTCTCCCCGCGTAGAGGGCACTCCGCTGCGCATTCTGAGCAGCTGGGATGGCGAAGAAACCGTTACTCTGGCACCCGGTGACATGCTGTAT from Marinobacter adhaerens HP15 encodes the following:
- the mnmA gene encoding tRNA 2-thiouridine(34) synthase MnmA yields the protein MTNAPEASSPNSNANTRVIVGMSGGVDSSVAAWLLKDQGYQVEGLFMKNWDEDDGTEYCTAMTDLADAQAVADAIGIKLHTASFAAEYWDRVFEHFLSEYQAGRTPNPDILCNKEVKFRAFLDYAITLGADYIATGHYARQRPIAGSTGKAQLLKGLDPNKDQSYFLHAVSGDRIARTLFPVGELEKPEVRRIAEQQGFVTHDKKDSTGICFIGERKFKDFLKQYLPAQPGDIETPDGQKIGRHQGLMYHTIGQRQGLGIGGLSEFGDEPWYVAEKDLSRNVLVAVQGKHHPLLFSRGLVSGPIDWVAGEAPAGHFRCKAKTRYRQPDQDCQVLLIDGGVRVDFDDAQRAVTPGQSVVFYDGEVCLGGGVIEQTWRDDEPLPDRLTGTRSEEQTA
- a CDS encoding NUDIX hydrolase, producing the protein MTWTPHATVAVIVEDEAGRYLMVEEISGGKVVFNQPAGHIEEDEAILDAVRRETLEETGWNIEPIHFLGIYTYKAPANGVTYYRFCYAARAGDRVTEQLDDGIIAAHWLTLDEIRALGDKLRSPLVIQCIEDYRNGRRYPLDVVVDAQTPPSER
- the hflD gene encoding high frequency lysogenization protein HflD; translation: MSRSLKDQTLALAGVFQAANLVQQIAHNGQCNEASLETSIRSLFATNPENTLDVYGGELRDIREGLVTLSSVLSQQSRQQDIEVLRYALNLIQLESKLNRRSDMLDVIGSRIDQARHTASHFGYTHPNLISNLASVYADTISTFRQRIQVSGNPSVLQREENAAKVRALLLAGIRSAVLWRQTGGRRWQLIFARKKVIGLAKELAEEANRSLYH
- the purB gene encoding adenylosuccinate lyase — protein: MELTALTAISPVDGRYGNKVSVFREIFSEYGLIRNRVTVEIRWLQKLAAHPGVAEVPAFSADANGFLDRLVSEFSLEDAERIKDIERTTNHDVKAVEYFIKEKIASVPELHAVTEFVHFACTSEDINNLSHALMLREGLDHGLLPAMDRVVDKLAQLSHDHAEQPMLSRTHGQTASPTTVGKELANVVHRLRRQVKQIRETELLGKINGAVGNYNAHLSAYPEIDWAQNAREFIESLGLDWNPYTTQIEPHDYIAELYDSVARFNTILIDLDRDVWGYISLGYFKQKTVEGEVGSSTMPHKVNPIDFENSEGNLGIANALFSHLSAKLPISRWQRDLTDSTVLRNLGVGFAHSLIAYEATLKGLGKLEINPARLDEDLDHAWEVLAEPIQTVMRRYNIEKPYEKLKALTRGKAMTPEVIKNFVESLDIPDQAKAELMALTPGRYIGNAVDQAQNI